In Chitinophagaceae bacterium C216, the genomic stretch GTAATCGCTACTTCCTTTACCTGGTTGTTATTCTTCAAAGAATCCAATTTATGTTTGAAATGCGACAACTCCTTTTCAAATGGAAGTAATACTTCTGTCCAATGTTTATAGTTCCCGTTGGCACCCCTTAAAGGTATTTTGCGCTGTTGTGTCTGCATACTATTGGCATACAAGTAGGTCTCTTTAGTTAGCTGTGCAAGCTCTTTATAATAGGCTACACTTTTCTCCAACAATGGCAATGCTTTTTCTAAATCGGTTAGGTCTTCAGAATATTTATAGCGCAATACATACAAGGCGGCTTGTGCTTTGTATGCAAAGTGATAAGCCAAAGCTTTATAAGCATATACATCACTTCTTATACGCTCGAATTCTTCCTTATCAGTGGACACCTTAGCGGCAACAGCATCTATTGCTTTTACAGCCTTATCCGCATGATCTTTTACGTCCTGAATTACTTGAACGGGGGTTTCTCCCACATGAGGAACCCCGTTCCACTCCTTATCAGCATAGGTAATGAGCATTTCCCCCTCCGGGGCCTCGCATTCATATAGCAATTCAAATAATCCAAAGCGATAAGGATTAATCAGTTGAGACATGAGCATCCCTAATGTGAGAGTTTGTCGATTGCCATCGGTTATACCGAAACGTCTTAACAATTTAGGAGCTATTTCTCCTGTTTCTTCATAAGCTATGAGAATGTTATTAGCATCCTGCTTCGATAATCCAAATCGATGTCCCAACTGTGCACACCAGAAATCAATCTCTGCTCTACGATCGCGTTTTGCTTTCCATGCATACCGACTCCAGGCTTTATACCACATCCAATCTCTCTCGATCTGCAACAGCCGATCTCCATTCTTCACACGATCGGCACTATAGGGCCAATCCCAGTAGGAAGCCTGAGGATATAAATGCAGGCCATTGCCACCCATAACCTCGTGCATCCCGATTACAGACTCCTGTATAAATTTAGGGGAGGCATAGCGGAAGGGCTCCAGATTAGCCAAGATGTGAACATTTTCGATGTGCACACTACCTAGATTGCTTAATGTTTGATGCAATTCGGCCCATGCACCTCTGGGACGTTGGTAAGTCAATGCTTCTCCATTAAATTTCGCTACGGTATACAAGTTTTTATACAATGGTAAAGCAGCCTTCATTACCGATGGAGCATCCGTGTCATGAGCACGCAGCACTATTGGTGGTTCCTCTTTTTTACCCAGCGCTTTCAATCCATCCTGCACTCCCGGTATAATAGTTTTAGTAAACCACTCTATATCGTCGTTTCCTACACCTTCCATAGCTTCACCCAAACACACCATTAACCCCACATTAGGATATTTTTCAACAAAAGCGGCAATAGACTTTCTGGTATAATCAGCAATTATAGGAATGATGGGGCGTTCGCGTTCTTGAGTTTTTAGATTATGCTTTTCTGCAAACGGTTTAGACACGATGATATTGTAGAACATCTGAATTACCCATATACCCCGTTTATCCGCCTCCTGAGTCAAGAAAGTAAATATTTCCTCATTTTTTTTAAATGTTTCTTCACTTACCTCCACTGCATAGGGATAATCTTTCAATTTTACTAAAGACGCAAAAGGATGGCCATTCCATAGATAAAGCGAATTCATACGATTGTTTACCATAGAATCTAGCACCTGTACCCATAATTGCTTATCGTAGAACCAAGGAAAAGTCTCCGGAGTATAAGGATATTCATACACATCTCTCCCCGGTAAATAATACGGCTTCTGAAGTCCGATACATTGTCCCCGTAGTACCATTTCCGGAGCATCTGTAATATCCAGAAGCTGTGGCAATTCTTTAGTAGTTGCTATTCTATCCGCTAGCTCCAGTGTACCGTATAAAACTCCGGTAGGATCGGAAGCAGTTAGAGTAGTTAATTGGTTGTTGGCTTTTAAAATAAAACCTTCTTTTGGAATTTTAATTGTTGTATCCAGAGATAAACTTATCTGCTTAACTCCTTTTTTGCGATTGTGTTTACGAGAAAAATCGATAAACGAAGTATTATAGCCCGCAGCTTCGAGAGCTTTTTGTAATCGCTCGGCGCCAAATTTTATTCTGGGCACAGAGGTAGAGGGCAATATAATCTCTACCGACTTTTTCGACTGCGCTAGAGATACTACACTGATTAATAGACAAAGAATACCTACAATAATTTGCTTAATGTTTACCTTCATGATTAATTAAATAAGTGTTGACACAGCAATACCGTCCTTTTCATTACTGATATAAGCGGCTTCCACACAGGCCATGGTCATTAATGCATCATCGATGCTATTTTCGGGCTTCTGAATAATACGGGCTTTAGCTCTTTGCATTTCACGCATTGTGCCTATAAAAGCATGCGGAAACCAAGTTCCATGGAGAGGCTTTGTTTTCCATTCAGCTACGCCATCTTCCAAATGGATATATTCGAATGTATCTGGAATGCCGTGTGGATAGTTGATTAGCGCACCAAAACCAATTTTAATAGCACCTTTTGTACCTTCAATTTTTACGTATGACTCCTGTTTCTGAGGACTATAGTTATGATTATGATTGGTATGAATAACAGCCCTCACTAAATCCCCATAATCCATAATAATATTGGACTTTACCGAAGCCAGTTGCAATGCTTGCGGGTGCTTGAAAGTACGTGCTAATACTTTTTTCGGATTGCCTAAAAAAGAACGAATCAAATCGACATAATGAATACTATGATAATTAATTTCCATTCGCTCTTTCACAAACAGGAATTCCCACAAATTCCAAGGTGTATGAACATTTACATACACTTCAATATCCACGATATCGCCAAGCAGTCCATCTGCAATCATTCTTTTTGCTTCAAGAATATAGGGTGCAAAGCGCATCTGAAAGTTGACGCCAGCCTGCAAATGCTTTTGATAGGCAAGTTTATGAATAGCTTTTGCCTCATCAAGGCTTTCTCCATATGGCTTCTGAATAAGCACAGTAGCTTCATCAGGTAGTCGCTCTAATACATTAATGATTTCAGATGCAGGTAGTGCAAAGTCGTAGATAACCTCCGTTCCATTATCGGTCACCATCTCCTCAAGGCTATCATATACCTTTTCTATACCAAATTTCTCGGCAAGTGCTACAGCCTTGGCCGTATTACGATTGACAATCCCCTTTACCGTATAGTTGGCAATTTTATATGCGGGCAGATGTGCATCCGCTACAATACCACCTGCACCAATAATGCATATAGGAATATTGGGTTCGTGTTTTATGTTCATGAGTCAGTCCCTCCTAAATAATTACCGTATGTTAAAACCAATACGGCTACAATCAAAATAAATAATGCTATACCTAGACTCCGTATAGTTGCAACCTTAGTTTGCTTCCATTCTTTGAAAACCAAACCTATTAGGGAGCTCAATAATACCAACATAATCATATGTATGGCCCAGCTGGAAAACTCATATCTACCTAATCTCACATGCCCCAGCCCATAAAAAAAGAATTGACCGTACCACAAAATACCTGTAATCAAGGCCATCAGGTAATTGGTGGTAAGTGCTCCACTAGCATTATCAGTATACTCAGCTAAAGTTTTATTTTTCTTGTGCAAGAATAAAGTGTAACACAGTGTGGTGATAAAAGCGCCGGTATTAGAGAATATATAAACCACATTTACCTGAAAATTACCCGCTCCATAAGCGGCTGCAATATCCGAAATAGGCTTACCTGCATTAATGGCGAAACCGTAAAATGCAGACAGAATGCCTGCCAATATACAAAGTGGTAATCCTTTTCTAAATGAAAATGTATTTTGACTTTGCCCTAAATCTTTTTCTTTTTTATATCCGGCCACACCACAAAAAGCAATTCCTAAAGCGCCCAATAAAACCCCTGCGATAATCCAACTAGCGCCATTCCCTTTTAAAATAGTACTCAGTGATCCATCTACTAACGGCGGTATCAAGGTTCCAAGCACACAGGAAATACCTACAGAGATTGCATAAGTCAACGAGAAGCCAATAAACCTAATTGCCATTCCAAATGCGGTTCCTCCAATGCCATATGCCATTCCTAGTACGAAAGCGTTCAGCATTGCCGAAGCCGGCGCCTCTGATAGTACTTGGCCTAATGAAGGAACGGTGATCCATGCAACAATAATGGGCAATAAAAACCAACAGACAGCGGCTTGCGCCAGCCAATAGGTTTGCCAGCTCCACCCCCGTATTTTCTTCTCGGGCGTGTAACACATAGATGCAGAAGCCGCACCTATACCATGAAAAAATATACCCCAAAATAGCTGCATTATGTTTTATTTATAAATTTCTGGTCTATGGCAGAGACCCGGCAAGCGTTGAAATAACAAGTGCCTGAACGAATTATAGATTCAAATTATAAAAGGCAATAGCATTATCGCTATAAATACCTCTGCGAACTTCCTCTTCGCTTATCAAATCGTTAATAGCTTTTTTATAAATATTCCATACAGTTTCATAATCAGAAGCCAGAAGACTTACCGGCCAGTCGCCTCCACAAAAACAACGTTCCGTTCCAAATTCGTTTAGTGCAAACTCTATATATGGCTTTACATTATCGGCAGAAAAATTATGCTTACCGGCTGTGGTACCCATTCCGGAAATTTTCACATAAAAATTAGAATGCTTTGCCGCCTCTTTCATCCAGATTCCCCACTCACCAAAACGCTCATTAGATGCAATGGATGGCTGATTCAAATGATCAAACACCATTCTTAGTTCAGGAACCTGTTCTGCAACTTGCAAAGCCGTTCTAATATGATTAACTTTTATACCAACTACATCATATGGAATACCATGAGTAGCCAGCAATTTTAAACTTTCTATGACCTGTGGTTGTAATAACCATCGATCATCCTGTTCATCATGTATCAAATGACGTACCCCTTTAAAATAAGGTTCCCTGCTAACAACGGTTTCTAGTAACTCGGCCGTACGCTCTACATCTGTTAAAGGTAACCAACCTACAACACCTTTTACCCAGTCGCTGCTCCGTGCTGTTTCCAGCATGAGTTCAGTATCTTCCCATGTAATATCTGCCTGTACAAGTACCCCGCCATTCACACCCGTCGTTTCTATACTGGGTGCGAGCATGTTTAAATCATACGTTGTACGCAATAAAGGATCTGCATGCTCCAACCACGCATAACTCGAACGCTGTAAGTTCCATATATGTACGT encodes the following:
- the apsD gene encoding D-apiose dehydrogenase, with product MNIKHEPNIPICIIGAGGIVADAHLPAYKIANYTVKGIVNRNTAKAVALAEKFGIEKVYDSLEEMVTDNGTEVIYDFALPASEIINVLERLPDEATVLIQKPYGESLDEAKAIHKLAYQKHLQAGVNFQMRFAPYILEAKRMIADGLLGDIVDIEVYVNVHTPWNLWEFLFVKERMEINYHSIHYVDLIRSFLGNPKKVLARTFKHPQALQLASVKSNIIMDYGDLVRAVIHTNHNHNYSPQKQESYVKIEGTKGAIKIGFGALINYPHGIPDTFEYIHLEDGVAEWKTKPLHGTWFPHAFIGTMREMQRAKARIIQKPENSIDDALMTMACVEAAYISNEKDGIAVSTLI
- the rhaT_1 gene encoding L-rhamnose-proton symporter produces the protein MQLFWGIFFHGIGAASASMCYTPEKKIRGWSWQTYWLAQAAVCWFLLPIIVAWITVPSLGQVLSEAPASAMLNAFVLGMAYGIGGTAFGMAIRFIGFSLTYAISVGISCVLGTLIPPLVDGSLSTILKGNGASWIIAGVLLGALGIAFCGVAGYKKEKDLGQSQNTFSFRKGLPLCILAGILSAFYGFAINAGKPISDIAAAYGAGNFQVNVVYIFSNTGAFITTLCYTLFLHKKNKTLAEYTDNASGALTTNYLMALITGILWYGQFFFYGLGHVRLGRYEFSSWAIHMIMLVLLSSLIGLVFKEWKQTKVATIRSLGIALFILIVAVLVLTYGNYLGGTDS